Proteins from a genomic interval of Clostridium scatologenes:
- a CDS encoding sigma-54 interaction domain-containing protein, with the protein MLQSYIKQILSLYNYIDAIVMVDTDGIIRYSDNFRTDIYNLYSEETIGKYICDIYPQLNEHNSSLLKVLKNGKAILNETQHLVNYKQIEIDAVNSTFSLKSGNKIIGAVEISAYIDPEKQRKNITLQLKKRNDDKSDYYNIDDIITNASNMIDIKKKILKISKSNSPILIYGDTGTGKEMIAQSIHKNSTRSSKPFISQNCAAIPSTLLESILFGTLKGSYTGAENRKGLFESADGGTLFLDEINSMEISMQAKLLKAIENQEIRRIGSTESIKVNVRIISAVNNPPLESIVENKLREDLFYRIGVIQINLPNLKDRKNDIEFLSEHFIKEYNKKMGKSIIGLDESVKKIFKNYNWPGNIRELKNVIESSFNLTYDNIIKVDDLPDYMFSVKSDTLSIADIITSEKSLTELIQNYEKDIIEYAMKNSHNVTEAAKILKISRQALNYKLSKYNIKK; encoded by the coding sequence ATGCTACAAAGTTACATTAAACAAATATTAAGTTTATACAATTATATTGATGCAATAGTAATGGTAGATACTGATGGAATAATACGATATTCAGATAACTTTAGAACAGACATTTACAATTTATATTCTGAAGAAACTATAGGGAAATATATTTGTGACATCTATCCACAATTAAATGAACATAATAGTAGCTTACTAAAAGTTTTAAAAAATGGTAAAGCAATTCTTAATGAAACTCAACATCTTGTAAATTATAAACAAATCGAAATAGATGCTGTAAACTCTACCTTTTCATTAAAATCTGGAAATAAAATAATTGGTGCTGTTGAAATTTCTGCATATATTGACCCTGAAAAACAAAGAAAAAATATAACTCTACAATTAAAAAAAAGAAATGATGATAAAAGTGATTATTACAATATTGATGACATAATTACAAATGCATCTAACATGATTGATATAAAGAAAAAAATATTAAAAATATCAAAATCTAATTCACCAATTTTAATTTATGGAGATACAGGTACTGGTAAAGAAATGATAGCTCAGTCCATTCATAAGAACAGTACTAGATCTTCTAAACCTTTTATATCTCAAAACTGTGCAGCTATTCCATCAACACTTCTTGAAAGTATTTTATTTGGAACATTAAAAGGTAGTTATACAGGAGCTGAGAATAGAAAAGGATTATTTGAAAGTGCTGATGGTGGTACACTTTTTCTTGATGAAATAAATTCAATGGAAATATCTATGCAAGCAAAACTTTTAAAAGCTATTGAAAATCAGGAAATACGAAGAATTGGTTCTACAGAAAGCATAAAAGTAAATGTTAGAATAATTTCAGCAGTAAATAACCCCCCATTAGAATCTATTGTTGAAAATAAGCTCAGAGAAGATCTTTTTTATAGAATTGGAGTAATTCAAATAAACTTACCTAATTTAAAGGACAGAAAAAATGATATTGAATTTTTATCAGAACATTTTATAAAGGAATATAATAAAAAAATGGGTAAATCTATTATAGGTCTTGATGAATCTGTTAAAAAAATATTTAAAAACTATAATTGGCCTGGAAACATAAGAGAATTAAAGAACGTTATAGAGTCTTCTTTTAACTTAACCTATGATAATATTATAAAAGTAGATGATTTACCTGATTACATGTTTTCTGTAAAAAGTGATACTCTCAGTATTGCTGACATTATAACTTCTGAAAAATCTCTAACAGAACTTATCCAAAACTATGAAAAAGATATAATTGAATATGCTATGAAAAACTCTCATAATGTAACAGAAGCAGCAAAAATTCTTAAAATATCTAGACAAGCTCTTAATTATAAACTATCAAAATATAATATAAAAAAATAA
- a CDS encoding dimethylarginine dimethylaminohydrolase family protein: MIKNVIVRKPSKNFADGITTSNLGKPNYEKALKQHEQYIEALKKCGCNVTILDADERYPDSTFVEDVAIVTEKCAIITKPGAQSRKGEEKEIIDVLKKFYNNIEFLSGNACLDGGDILRFENHFYIGQSKRTNAEGAKQLTEILNKYGYTASTVPVKKILHLKTGIIYLKENTFIGTGEFIDNDTFKDFTVINVDSKEAYSANCILINDNVIIPKNFPNSKKALINAGYKTIEVEMSEFEKMDGGLTCLSLRIPVDNSK, from the coding sequence ATGATAAAAAATGTAATAGTACGAAAACCAAGTAAAAATTTTGCAGATGGAATAACTACTTCAAACCTAGGTAAACCTAATTATGAAAAAGCATTAAAACAACATGAACAATACATTGAAGCATTAAAAAAATGTGGTTGCAATGTTACTATACTTGATGCTGATGAAAGATATCCAGATTCAACATTTGTAGAAGATGTAGCAATTGTAACTGAAAAATGTGCTATAATCACTAAACCAGGTGCACAATCAAGAAAAGGAGAAGAAAAAGAAATCATTGATGTACTTAAAAAGTTCTATAACAACATAGAATTTTTATCTGGTAATGCATGCTTAGATGGTGGAGATATATTAAGATTTGAAAATCATTTTTATATAGGCCAATCAAAAAGAACAAATGCAGAAGGTGCAAAACAGCTTACAGAAATATTAAATAAATATGGCTATACTGCTTCAACGGTACCTGTTAAAAAAATACTACATCTTAAAACAGGCATAATTTATTTAAAAGAAAATACCTTTATTGGAACCGGTGAATTTATAGATAATGATACTTTTAAAGACTTTACAGTTATAAATGTAGATAGTAAAGAAGCATATTCAGCAAACTGCATATTGATAAATGATAATGTTATAATTCCAAAAAACTTTCCAAATTCAAAAAAGGCTTTAATAAATGCAGGCTATAAAACTATTGAAGTCGAAATGTCTGAATTTGAAAAAATGGATGGTGGACTTACATGTCTTTCACTAAGAATACCTGTAGATAATTCTAAGTAA
- a CDS encoding cation:proton antiporter — protein MEKTLLSIVLILIFTKIGGIISRKLKMPEVLGALIAGVILGPVVLNIVQYDDNIKLLSNLGVIMLMFLAGLETNAEEFKKAGFSSLIIAVAGIILPLILGTLSAYMFFNNFWENVFVGVILTATSVSITVETLKELGKLNTRAGINILGAAVIDDILGLILISIVLAVAQTSGSSAGTSGALSIIYVFIKIILFCLFSIIGVIYLPKYINKFISYVKPGREFLTFSIAVAIFIAYIAESLGIAAITGAYICGLMFSSISHKEYLERNVKAISSAFLSLIFFASVGIEANLKGLNMEVLFITLVMFIVAVIGKIVGCGAAARFLKMRKSEAVQIGTGMISRGEVAIITANIGLQKGIISEEIFLPTLIVVILTTIITPILLKLAFSHKVGKSIEKQKIK, from the coding sequence ATGGAAAAAACATTATTGAGTATAGTATTAATTCTTATATTTACAAAGATAGGAGGTATAATAAGTAGAAAATTAAAAATGCCTGAAGTTTTAGGAGCATTGATTGCTGGTGTAATACTTGGCCCAGTAGTATTAAATATTGTTCAGTATGATGATAATATTAAACTGCTCTCAAATCTTGGAGTAATTATGCTTATGTTCCTTGCAGGCCTTGAGACTAATGCAGAAGAATTTAAAAAAGCAGGATTTTCTTCATTAATAATTGCAGTAGCGGGTATAATACTGCCCCTTATTTTAGGAACTTTAAGTGCATATATGTTTTTCAATAATTTTTGGGAAAATGTATTTGTAGGAGTTATTTTAACAGCTACCAGTGTAAGTATTACAGTAGAAACTCTTAAAGAACTTGGAAAGCTTAATACAAGAGCAGGTATAAATATTCTTGGAGCAGCTGTAATAGATGATATTTTGGGGCTTATACTTATATCTATAGTTCTTGCAGTAGCACAGACTTCTGGTTCAAGTGCTGGAACTTCAGGAGCATTATCAATTATATATGTGTTTATAAAAATAATTTTATTTTGTTTATTTTCTATAATTGGAGTTATATATTTACCTAAATATATAAATAAGTTTATAAGTTATGTAAAACCTGGTAGAGAATTTCTTACGTTTTCTATAGCCGTTGCTATATTCATAGCATATATTGCTGAAAGTTTAGGTATTGCAGCTATTACTGGTGCATATATATGTGGACTTATGTTTTCATCAATTTCTCATAAGGAATATTTGGAGAGAAATGTTAAAGCAATTTCATCTGCATTTTTGTCTCTCATATTCTTTGCAAGTGTTGGAATAGAAGCAAATTTAAAGGGATTAAATATGGAAGTTCTTTTTATAACTTTAGTGATGTTTATTGTAGCAGTAATTGGGAAAATAGTAGGATGTGGTGCTGCTGCAAGATTTCTTAAGATGAGGAAGAGTGAGGCTGTTCAAATTGGAACTGGTATGATTTCAAGAGGAGAAGTAGCTATAATTACTGCTAATATAGGTCTTCAAAAAGGAATAATTTCAGAAGAAATATTTCTTCCGACTTTAATTGTTGTAATATTGACTACCATTATAACTCCTATTTTATTGAAATTAGCATTTTCTCATAAAGTTGGTAAAAGTATAGAAAAGCAAAAAATTAAATAG
- the ablB gene encoding putative beta-lysine N-acetyltransferase, protein MNTSSYKLDDNYCIKIYQYKVYVDYSNSCAKIVNFHHISVQNINRIVHFAAKENLGKVVCNCDANSFENFINAKFHLEGKIDGYFQGEDAFCMSYFIRSNRKLHKGLNKENLFLVESLNAGNSFVYNNNFKYQIRDAKESDAKEIAELFSNTFFTSPSLVYNEDYLKKTMNKKTLYKVAVDNGKIIAVASADLDNANLNAEITNCATYPKYRCKGILSNIIYSLESDLKSIGFICLYSLARSISPGINLVLSKHGYKFRGRLINNCNICGSFEDVNIWVKNINNDSINTLSL, encoded by the coding sequence ATGAATACAAGCAGCTATAAATTAGACGATAATTATTGCATCAAAATTTATCAATATAAAGTATATGTTGACTATTCTAATAGCTGTGCAAAAATAGTTAACTTTCACCATATATCAGTTCAAAATATAAATAGAATTGTACACTTTGCTGCTAAAGAAAACTTAGGAAAAGTTGTTTGCAACTGTGATGCTAATTCTTTTGAAAACTTTATTAACGCTAAGTTTCATCTAGAAGGCAAAATAGATGGCTATTTTCAAGGTGAAGATGCCTTTTGTATGTCTTATTTTATAAGAAGTAATAGAAAGCTTCATAAGGGTTTAAATAAGGAAAATCTATTCCTAGTAGAAAGTTTAAATGCTGGAAATAGTTTTGTATATAACAATAATTTCAAATATCAAATAAGAGATGCAAAGGAAAGTGATGCAAAAGAAATAGCTGAATTATTTTCCAATACATTTTTTACATCTCCTTCTCTTGTTTATAATGAAGATTATTTAAAGAAAACTATGAATAAAAAAACTTTATACAAGGTTGCTGTTGACAATGGAAAAATAATTGCTGTAGCTTCAGCAGATTTGGACAACGCAAACTTAAATGCTGAAATAACTAACTGTGCAACCTATCCAAAATATAGATGCAAAGGTATATTATCAAATATTATATATTCTTTAGAATCAGACCTTAAAAGTATAGGATTTATTTGTTTGTATAGTTTAGCTAGATCAATAAGTCCTGGTATTAATCTAGTTCTAAGTAAACATGGTTATAAATTTAGAGGCAGATTGATAAATAATTGTAATATATGTGGCAGCTTTGAAGATGTGAATATTTGGGTTAAAAATATCAACAATGACTCAATTAATACACTTTCATTGTAA
- a CDS encoding ATP-binding protein: MFNKAMAVLYIMLYIAPFSVLRYYPFLDKLRLPLKNVITIYASFLTLEAGLFVYIIGNVSINSIELQIYRISWIFIFAVYSFSVIKERFFKQFFFYLITQIYASMICGTANFIEANFFLDFTLKHPYTINNAAIIIQIIFTFPIVFHLIVQYFKKFADSVETDIWKVIWIIPFMFYGIGVIFTVDLSTASNWKYIAARYMACIGAFTVCYILLRSLKQLGDNAYLQEQLDFIDQQLTTQRKQYRALTENIEETRKARHDLRHHFLLVRSYLEEDKRAELIGYMEEQRQTLPVDAEETICENIAVNVLACYYIGLAKERHIRTDFKISIARDIGILDSDLSIIFGNCLENSLEACERMKSEDAVIRIRVGMKMGDLIIVIGNSFDGRTIFNNGEFRSIKRNGRRGIGITSILAVAKKYGGVPSFEIVDGNFFKVSMVLMTK, translated from the coding sequence ATGTTTAATAAAGCAATGGCAGTACTTTATATCATGTTATATATTGCACCATTCAGTGTGCTTCGATATTACCCATTTTTGGATAAACTGAGGCTTCCACTGAAGAATGTTATTACTATATATGCATCATTTCTTACTTTGGAGGCAGGTTTGTTTGTTTATATAATAGGCAATGTAAGTATAAATAGTATAGAACTTCAGATTTATCGTATAAGTTGGATTTTTATTTTCGCAGTGTATTCATTTAGTGTAATAAAGGAGAGATTTTTTAAACAGTTTTTCTTTTATTTGATAACCCAAATTTATGCAAGTATGATTTGTGGTACAGCAAATTTTATTGAAGCAAATTTTTTTCTAGACTTTACTCTAAAACATCCATACACAATTAATAATGCGGCTATAATTATACAAATTATATTTACATTTCCCATAGTGTTTCATTTAATAGTACAGTACTTTAAAAAGTTTGCAGATTCAGTGGAAACGGATATTTGGAAGGTTATTTGGATTATTCCATTTATGTTTTATGGTATTGGTGTTATTTTTACTGTAGATTTAAGCACTGCAAGCAATTGGAAGTATATTGCTGCACGATATATGGCATGTATAGGCGCATTTACTGTTTGCTATATCTTGCTGAGATCATTGAAACAGTTAGGGGATAATGCCTATTTGCAGGAGCAGCTTGATTTTATTGACCAACAGCTTACAACTCAGAGAAAACAGTATAGGGCACTTACTGAGAATATTGAGGAGACTAGAAAAGCACGTCACGATCTGCGGCACCATTTTTTACTAGTGAGAAGTTATCTTGAGGAAGATAAAAGGGCAGAGCTTATTGGATATATGGAGGAACAGCGCCAGACTCTTCCAGTAGATGCGGAGGAAACCATTTGTGAAAATATTGCAGTAAATGTTTTAGCATGCTACTATATTGGGCTTGCCAAAGAAAGACATATCCGTACTGACTTTAAAATCAGTATTGCTAGAGATATAGGTATTTTAGATTCAGATCTTTCCATTATTTTTGGCAACTGTCTTGAAAATTCACTAGAAGCTTGTGAGAGAATGAAATCTGAGGATGCAGTTATTCGCATTCGAGTAGGCATGAAAATGGGAGATCTTATTATTGTAATTGGTAACAGCTTTGATGGACGAACAATATTCAATAATGGAGAATTTCGTTCAATTAAACGTAACGGACGTAGGGGTATTGGCATTACATCTATTCTTGCAGTAGCAAAAAAATATGGCGGAGTCCCCAGCTTTGAGATAGTAGACGGAAACTTTTTCAAGGTTTCCATGGTTTTGATGACTAAATAG
- a CDS encoding sensor histidine kinase translates to MFNSAMDIFYILLFMIPCSMLRYYPFLDKLRISLSNVVTIYASLIILEAGLFAYIMNNASINGIEIQIYRISWGIIFAVYSFIVIKERFLKQFFFYLIVASYSSVIFGTANFLEAHIFESFSEKHPYTITNAAAIVQIVFTFPIMFKLIIKQFKKFADSVETDIWKVIWLIPCMFYGMGLIFTTDLSTAESWKHIVTRYMLGTGSFTACYILLKTLKQLADNAALKERFRFIDQQLQMQVKQYRALTENIEQTRKARHDLRHHLLLVKRYLQENRKAELFEYLEEQRQTLPVNVEENVCENTAVNVLACYYIGLAKEKGINTDFKISISREAGILDSDLSIIFGNCIENALEACERMKTGDRFIRVRAGMKMGELVIIIGNSFDGHAILNDGEYRSIKRNGDRGIGISSIQAVVKKYGGESSFEKSDGNLFKVSMVLKTKEEKIAL, encoded by the coding sequence ATGTTCAATTCAGCAATGGACATATTCTACATCCTGTTGTTTATGATACCCTGCAGTATGCTGAGATATTATCCATTTTTGGATAAGTTGAGGATTTCACTAAGTAATGTGGTTACTATTTATGCTTCTCTTATTATTTTGGAGGCAGGATTGTTTGCTTATATTATGAATAATGCAAGCATAAATGGTATAGAGATTCAGATTTATCGCATAAGCTGGGGTATAATTTTTGCAGTATATTCCTTTATTGTAATTAAGGAAAGATTTTTAAAACAGTTTTTCTTTTATTTAATAGTAGCAAGCTATTCAAGTGTTATTTTTGGCACAGCAAATTTTTTAGAAGCACATATTTTTGAGTCTTTTTCAGAAAAACATCCGTATACAATTACTAATGCTGCAGCCATTGTACAGATTGTATTTACATTTCCTATAATGTTTAAGTTAATAATAAAACAGTTTAAAAAATTTGCAGATTCAGTAGAAACAGATATTTGGAAAGTTATTTGGCTTATTCCATGTATGTTTTATGGTATGGGGTTGATTTTTACTACAGATTTAAGTACTGCAGAAAGTTGGAAACATATTGTTACACGATATATGCTTGGTACGGGATCGTTTACAGCTTGTTATATATTGCTCAAAACGTTAAAACAGTTAGCTGACAATGCTGCTTTAAAGGAACGATTTCGTTTTATTGACCAGCAGCTTCAAATGCAGGTAAAACAGTATAGAGCACTTACTGAGAATATTGAGCAGACTCGAAAAGCACGTCATGATTTGCGGCATCATCTTTTACTAGTAAAAAGATACCTTCAGGAGAATAGAAAGGCAGAGCTATTTGAATATTTAGAAGAACAAAGGCAAACTCTTCCTGTAAATGTGGAGGAAAATGTATGCGAAAATACAGCAGTAAATGTTTTAGCTTGTTATTATATTGGACTTGCCAAAGAAAAAGGTATAAATACTGATTTTAAAATCAGTATTTCCAGAGAGGCAGGTATTTTAGATTCAGATCTTTCTATCATTTTTGGTAACTGCATTGAAAATGCACTGGAGGCCTGTGAAAGAATGAAAACAGGGGATAGGTTTATTCGTGTTCGAGCAGGTATGAAAATGGGGGAACTTGTAATTATCATTGGTAATAGTTTTGATGGACATGCAATCTTAAATGATGGAGAATACCGTTCTATTAAACGTAATGGTGATAGAGGCATTGGAATTTCATCTATTCAGGCAGTGGTAAAAAAATATGGAGGAGAGTCTAGTTTTGAGAAATCAGATGGGAACCTTTTCAAAGTTTCTATGGTTTTGAAGACTAAAGAGGAAAAAATAGCTCTATAA
- a CDS encoding LytR/AlgR family response regulator transcription factor — translation MKIAIFDDDKTDRELLKKLIRQCCDSNVWNAKLVEFSNGESLMNSFTPGDFNIYFLDIYMGGMTGVEVAKRIREYDENAIIIFTTSSEEFYREGFDVGALHYLVKPINYAKVQDAMNRCIKPLGEIARQIEIKVGKNIIKVRLIEIQYIEVLGNACHIHMGENKVVTYTPLNDIEKLINEKSFLRCHRSFLVNMRAIAQKTSDGLLMKNGDLVPVPKNNRTSIMKQIDNYNIERMWE, via the coding sequence ATGAAGATAGCAATATTTGATGATGATAAAACAGATCGTGAACTTCTAAAAAAGTTAATACGTCAGTGCTGTGATAGTAATGTTTGGAATGCTAAGCTAGTGGAATTCTCTAATGGAGAATCATTGATGAATAGTTTTACTCCTGGTGATTTTAATATTTATTTTCTTGATATATATATGGGAGGAATGACAGGAGTGGAAGTAGCTAAAAGAATACGTGAGTATGATGAAAATGCGATAATTATTTTTACTACCTCCAGCGAAGAATTTTATCGTGAGGGTTTTGATGTAGGAGCACTGCATTATCTAGTAAAGCCAATAAACTATGCTAAGGTACAGGATGCCATGAATCGGTGTATTAAACCTTTAGGTGAGATTGCACGACAGATTGAAATTAAGGTAGGTAAGAACATAATTAAGGTAAGATTGATAGAGATTCAGTATATAGAAGTGCTTGGTAACGCTTGTCATATTCATATGGGAGAAAACAAAGTTGTAACTTATACTCCGTTAAATGACATAGAGAAGCTTATAAATGAAAAGTCATTTTTGCGATGTCACCGCAGCTTTCTTGTGAATATGCGTGCCATTGCTCAAAAGACGTCTGATGGGTTACTAATGAAAAATGGCGATTTGGTGCCTGTACCAAAGAATAATCGAACAAGCATTATGAAACAGATTGACAACTATAATATAGAAAGGATGTGGGAGTGA
- a CDS encoding barstar family protein: MNKVILEGSKFIDKEALHEILKSELKLPSYYGENLDALWDCLTTDVKLPLIIEWIDFETSKKFLGDYAESTLDIFRGAEKSTEGRLQIQIKL; the protein is encoded by the coding sequence TTGAATAAAGTAATATTAGAAGGAAGTAAGTTTATAGATAAAGAAGCTTTGCATGAAATTTTAAAAAGTGAATTAAAGCTTCCAAGCTATTATGGAGAAAACTTAGATGCTCTTTGGGACTGCTTAACTACAGATGTAAAACTGCCGCTTATAATTGAATGGATAGATTTTGAAACTAGTAAAAAGTTTTTGGGAGATTATGCGGAAAGTACATTAGATATTTTTCGCGGAGCTGAAAAGAGTACAGAAGGAAGACTACAGATACAAATAAAACTTTAA
- a CDS encoding ribonuclease domain-containing protein, protein MKNNFMQKICSVFLCLLISISLLGCASTNKTVTKEKQNTKTESVKTDSTKNQDIKNKKIINDFQGVADYIHKNGRLPDNFITKAQAAKLGWNPGKDLNKVAPDKSIGGDVFTNAEKSLPDAPKRVWRECDINYNGGHRGADRILYSNDGLIYSTSDHYKTFKLLYNGK, encoded by the coding sequence ATGAAAAATAATTTTATGCAAAAAATTTGTTCTGTTTTTCTTTGTTTGCTTATTAGCATAAGCTTATTAGGATGTGCATCAACAAATAAAACTGTTACAAAAGAAAAACAAAATACAAAAACAGAAAGTGTAAAGACAGATTCCACAAAAAATCAAGATATAAAAAATAAAAAAATAATTAATGACTTTCAAGGAGTGGCAGATTATATACATAAAAATGGCCGCCTTCCTGACAATTTTATAACCAAGGCACAAGCAGCGAAGCTTGGATGGAATCCAGGTAAGGATCTTAACAAGGTGGCACCTGATAAAAGTATAGGTGGGGACGTTTTTACTAACGCAGAAAAGTCGCTGCCAGATGCTCCTAAAAGAGTTTGGCGTGAGTGCGATATTAATTATAATGGAGGACATAGGGGAGCGGATAGAATACTTTATTCCAATGATGGACTAATTTATTCAACTTCAGATCATTATAAAACCTTCAAACTTTTATATAATGGAAAGTAA